GCGATATCCGAATGAGGATGCCGTTTCCCGAAGTACATCCCGAAGCAGCCGGTTAAAAAGAGGCCGGAACGAGAAATATGAATCAAAGATAGTAGGCTCGGAATACAAGGTTAAAAAGAAAAAAAGAAAATCAGGTGCTTCAAGAGCGGTTATCATGACAATACTCATAATTGCTGTGTTTTTCCTGGGATTTTTTACTTTTTATGCCGTAGATAATGAGCTGTTCAGTAAAAAGAGCGGTGAATCTGCATCAGGCAGCACTGATTCTGCCGGCTCAAAATCATTAGAAGAAACTATTCAGAAAGAAAACCTGATGTCATCACTAAGCATTGAAAGCGATAGTTCCCAGACCGGAAAAGAATCTGTTACGGAATCAGAATCTTCCACCAGCCAACCTGCCGGGAACTCTGGTGAGAACAACACAAAGGAACCATTATCTTTTTTTCAGAAAGTAATTATGTTTTTTAAATCAATTACGGGAAGAGACGATTCCAAAGATGATTATCCTGAAAGATTGCATATCAATGTTTATTTTGCAATGCTTGGAAATGAAGAAATGTTTAATGCTGAAAAAAGGACGATTGTAGCAGGAAGTATAAAAAATGCAGCCGTCAATGCAGTAAATGAACTTTTAAAAGGTCCTGCTGAAGAGTATAATTTTGCAGTAATCCCTCCGGGAACAAAATTGATGGATGTGGAAATAGCCAATGATATAGCCAGAATCAATCTGTCTCAGGAATTTCTTTCCAACAGTCTGGATACAGATATTCTGGATGAGTATATAGTCTATACTATTGTTAATACATTGACTGAGATAAAAGAGATAAGAGCAGTTGTTTTTTTTATAAACGGCAAAGAAATAAAAGAATACGGTAATGTCGATCTCAGACTGCCGGCAATAAGAAATGAAAAGTACTTGGAAAAATCTTGAAAATCAAGTAAAAATATTAAGAGCTGATACATTTTCAAAAAAAGGAGAAGGGTTTGAAAATATTAATTACAGGAGGAGCAGGGTTTATCGGGTCAAATGTCGCTGACCTTCTTATAAAAAACAATATAGAAGTTGTTGTAATTGATGATCTTTCTACCGGCAAGCTTGAAAACGTAAACAGTAATGCCAGGTTTTACAAATGTGACATACGTGAACCTAAAGTTTTTAGCATAATTGAAGCGGAAAAACCGGATATTTTAATCCATAATGCCGCCCAGATGAGCGTAAGAAATTCTGTTGAAGATCCTGAAAATGATGCAAGCATAAATATACTGGGAAGCATAAATATCTTTGAAGCTTGCAAAAAATACGGAACAAAGAAAATCATTTTTGCTTCAAGCGGGGGGACTGTATACGGGGAACAGACAAACTTTCCGGCTGATGAAACTCATCATACAAAACCAATCTGTCCTTACGGAGTCGCAAAGCTTAGCGTAGAAAAATATCTTTATTACTACTATGTGACATACGGTATAAAATATACTGCTTTAAGATATGCAAACATTTACGGACCCAGACAGGATCCGCATGGAGAAGCAGGAGTTGTCGCTATATTTTCAGAAAAGATAATCGGCGGAGACCAGCCAATAATTAACGGGGAAGGCAATCAGACAAGAGATTATGTTTATGTGGAGGATGTTGCGAAGGTAAACCTGCTTGCCATTGAAAGTGAATTTACAGGTGAAATGAATATTTCGACAGCAGTTGAGACAAGCGTTAATGAGCTGTTTAATATTCTTAAGGAGATATCAGGCAGACAAAACCTTCATGAATTGCATGGTCCTGCTAAAGAAGGGGAGCAGAAAAGAAGCGTTCTTTCATATAACAAAGCGGAACTTATTCTTGGATGGAAGCCTGAAGTAAAAATAAGAGACGGACTTGCAAGAACGTACAACTGGTTTAAGGATAATATAAATATCTGAAAAATCATACATAGTTGCGCATAAAAAACGTATAATGCATAAATCATATAAAAAAGGACAATTACTGTTTAATGGGAACTGATAACCGGAAGAAATATTCAATATCTGCCTTTTTCCCGGTTTATAATGACTGGGGCACAATTCCCACCATGGTTCTTCTGGCAGAAAGTGTGCTTGAAAAATATGCAAGCGAGTACGAGATAATACTTGTTGATGACGGCTCAAACAAGCTTACAAAGCAGGTTCTGGAAAGCCTTGACCCTAAGATAAAAAATCTGAAGATAATAACTCATCGGCAGAATAAAGGATATGGCGGTGCAATAAAAAGCGGAATATATAATGCCGAATATGAACTTATTTTCTACACAGACGGAGATGCGCAGTACAACCCCCTGGAACTTGAAAGCCTTATACAGGCAATGAGCAGCGAAACCGACATAGTAAATGGCTATAAAATTGAAAGAAACGACCCGCTTTACAGAAAAATAATAGGCAGACTGTATTATTATGTTACAAAAATGCTTTTCAGCTTTAAAATAAAGGATGTTGACTGTGATTTCCGACTGATGAGGCGCTCTCTTTTTGAAAATCTGGAACTTCGCTATAACAGCGGCGTAGTCTGTGTTGAAATGATAAGCAAGCTTACAATGAGGGGAGCAAGATTTGCAGAAGTTCCGGTCAATCATTATTACCGGTTAAGCGGAAAATCACAATTCTTTAATTTTAAAAGGATTTTCAATACAGGAATACACCTTCTCAAGCTCTGGTACAGAATCAAGATAAGAAAAGAATACTAAAAATTTTTTAATTTATTAATAGACATGAACATTAAAAGCAAAAAAAATAATAATCACAATTCCAAATCTGAATATCTGGCAAAATTAAAAGAAAATGAAGATAATAGTAAAGCGCAGACCCGCCCTGTAGACCTGGATGTGGTTCTTGATTTTTATAGGAAGAAAAAAGTTCTGATAACCGGCGGAGCCGGATTCATAGGAAGCAATCTGGCAATCAGGTTGTGCGGACTTGGAGCGGATGTTCTTGTAATCGACTCCCTTATTGAAGAATACGGGGGAAATATTTTTAATCTTGAGCCTGTAAAGGACAAAATCCGTCTTAATATTGCAGATGTGAGGACTTATCCGACAATGCTCTATCTTGTGAAAGGGCAGGATATCATATTCAATCTTGCGGGACAGGTAAGCCACATGGACAGCATGATAGATCCATGGACAGATCTTGAAATAAACTGCAGAAGCCAGCTTACAATACTTGAAGCGTGCAAGCATAATAATAAGGATGTGAAGATAATATATGCGGGGACAAGACAGCAGTATGGCAAACCTAATTACCTGCCGGTTGATGAAGACCATATAGTCCACCCGACTGACGTAAATGGAATAAATAAAATGGCGGGAGAGTGGTATCACATTCTTTATAATAATGTTTATGACATAAGGGCGGCTTCGATACGGCTTGTCAATACTTTCGGGCCAAGACAGTTGCTCAGGCATAACAGGCAGGGTTTTATAGGATGGTTCATCAGACAAATCCTGGAAAACAGTGAAATTAAACTTTATGGTGGCGGAGAGCAGATAAGGGATTTTAATTTCATAGACGATGTTGTTGACGCCTTTCTTATAGCGGGAGCTTCGGAGCAGGCGGATGGTAACTTCTATAATCTCGGAGGAATTGAGCCCGTCTCTCTTAAAAATCTCGTAAAAATGATGATAAAGGTCGCCGGAAGCGGCAGCTTTACGGAAATACCATTTCCTGAAGAAAGAA
This Actinomycetota bacterium DNA region includes the following protein-coding sequences:
- a CDS encoding GerMN domain-containing protein; this translates as MARDKKDFDYWDKYYGNKKSTGTSGNRGMPDSRRSAYDGRRYPNEDAVSRSTSRSSRLKRGRNEKYESKIVGSEYKVKKKKRKSGASRAVIMTILIIAVFFLGFFTFYAVDNELFSKKSGESASGSTDSAGSKSLEETIQKENLMSSLSIESDSSQTGKESVTESESSTSQPAGNSGENNTKEPLSFFQKVIMFFKSITGRDDSKDDYPERLHINVYFAMLGNEEMFNAEKRTIVAGSIKNAAVNAVNELLKGPAEEYNFAVIPPGTKLMDVEIANDIARINLSQEFLSNSLDTDILDEYIVYTIVNTLTEIKEIRAVVFFINGKEIKEYGNVDLRLPAIRNEKYLEKS
- a CDS encoding SDR family NAD(P)-dependent oxidoreductase, with the protein product MKILITGGAGFIGSNVADLLIKNNIEVVVIDDLSTGKLENVNSNARFYKCDIREPKVFSIIEAEKPDILIHNAAQMSVRNSVEDPENDASINILGSINIFEACKKYGTKKIIFASSGGTVYGEQTNFPADETHHTKPICPYGVAKLSVEKYLYYYYVTYGIKYTALRYANIYGPRQDPHGEAGVVAIFSEKIIGGDQPIINGEGNQTRDYVYVEDVAKVNLLAIESEFTGEMNISTAVETSVNELFNILKEISGRQNLHELHGPAKEGEQKRSVLSYNKAELILGWKPEVKIRDGLARTYNWFKDNINI
- a CDS encoding glycosyltransferase family 2 protein, with the protein product MGTDNRKKYSISAFFPVYNDWGTIPTMVLLAESVLEKYASEYEIILVDDGSNKLTKQVLESLDPKIKNLKIITHRQNKGYGGAIKSGIYNAEYELIFYTDGDAQYNPLELESLIQAMSSETDIVNGYKIERNDPLYRKIIGRLYYYVTKMLFSFKIKDVDCDFRLMRRSLFENLELRYNSGVVCVEMISKLTMRGARFAEVPVNHYYRLSGKSQFFNFKRIFNTGIHLLKLWYRIKIRKEY
- a CDS encoding NAD-dependent epimerase/dehydratase family protein, which encodes MNIKSKKNNNHNSKSEYLAKLKENEDNSKAQTRPVDLDVVLDFYRKKKVLITGGAGFIGSNLAIRLCGLGADVLVIDSLIEEYGGNIFNLEPVKDKIRLNIADVRTYPTMLYLVKGQDIIFNLAGQVSHMDSMIDPWTDLEINCRSQLTILEACKHNNKDVKIIYAGTRQQYGKPNYLPVDEDHIVHPTDVNGINKMAGEWYHILYNNVYDIRAASIRLVNTFGPRQLLRHNRQGFIGWFIRQILENSEIKLYGGGEQIRDFNFIDDVVDAFLIAGASEQADGNFYNLGGIEPVSLKNLVKMMIKVAGSGSFTEIPFPEERKKIDIGDFYSDYSKIKHELGWQPKVSLQEGLEKTFTYYKKYKEHYF